The sequence TTATGTGGACAAGGATTACACGATGTCCCTGAGTAATAGAACATTGGTTTGTTGGTTCAGATTTGGATTTGTGTTATTCATATTTCATATATGTGGACAAGGATTACGTGATGTTTTTCATATTATTGTTGATTTCCAAGATGTGTTGTAGAGCTCACTTAGTTCATTTTTGGAACAAATTACACGTCGCGTTATCCTACGTTGActgtaaaaaaaatttgtttggttGTACGTGGGAGGTGATAATCTCTACTTTCTATCATATTTGAAACCACATGTCACTCATTTCCTATTTACTGCATTTTTTCAATTCCATGTTTAGCCGTTTATCTTTGTACATGTCAAATAATTTGGGTCAACTTTGTTTGTTGTCTCACACTTCGTCATATATTGTCCCTAACCTTTTTTGTAATGTATCTTTCTAAGTAGGTCCCCATTGTTCTTTTTGTTGATCCGCTACACAACATAATGGTGTACACATCTGGCCACAAGAGGAGGTTGTAATTTTTTTTCTACCACTTAATTATCAATATTCTGCCTtgtcttacatttattgaatgctataCTTAAATAACTAACACTGTGATTGTATGCATATGTAGGTTGCTCAAGTATGTAGCACGATGCAACCGAGAGGTTGCACTTTTTCAGCTCATGTCGAATGATGTAATGGAGGATATCCTAGGGAGTCCCATTCCTCGTTGGACTAGAGCACATGGGTGGCATGTCCATGTGTACAAAGAATACAACAGGGATACCAAGTTCATTATGCACATAGATGATGTGGTGGTATCTTCTTTTAGGAATATTCATGAGCAACTATGGCCTATATATTTGGCCTTTCTGTACTGGCCAATTGCTCTCCCACGAGTTCACCTCGTGTGTGTTGCCAAAGACAACATGCGAAGGGGACGAGTCCCAATACCACATGTCGATGACAATATCGAGAACATCACTCAACATTTTCCTTCTAATCTACTGGTTATGGACTACGCATGCCTATTCACGGGATATGACAATCTTTGCCCAACAGGGATACCAGGTTTAACATGCACATAGATGATGTGGTGGTATCTTCTTATGGGAAATGTTATTCATGAGAAACTATGGCCTATATGTTTGGCCTTTCTATACCAGCCAATTGCTCTCCCATGGGTTCACCTCATGTGTGTTGCTAGAGACAACAGGCGAGGAGGGTGAGTTCCAATACCACATCTCGATGACGATATCCAGAATGTTACTCAACATTTTCCTTTAAATCTACTAGTTATGGACTACACACATCTGTTCACTGGATACGACAGTCTTTGCCCACTGCTGAGGTTTACTAGGATTCAAAGTAGATTTTCATCTTAGAGGACTTTTCCATGAAATTGGATAACAGTCCCTGTATGACTTTGTTGTGCCAAACTTATTTTTACATGTCAAGGGATGTTATAGTCCCTAAAATGGGTGACTATGCTTTTTATTAAATAATGAAATTTATGTTTACCGAGTTGAAAATAGTTAatcctttgaatattttgatagtaGACCATTAATGCAAAAAAGAAGGTACGAGACAATTTTCTCATTTGATACATCTGTATGGATTGAATGTTGATATTTTATTCAATCCATGCAGAAGCATCAAATGAGAATTCTTATACCTTCTTTTTTGCATTAATGGTCTACTATCAGAATATTCAAAGGATTAACTAATTTCAACTCAATAAACATAAATTTCATTGTTTTATAAAAAGCATAATCACCCATTTTTGGGACCATAACGTCCCTTGACATGTAAAAGTAAGTTTGGCACAACAAAGTCATATAGGGACTGTTATCTAGTTTCATGGAAAAAACCTCCCCTGAGACAAAAATCTACTTTGAATCCTAGTAAACCTCAACGATGGACAAGGACTATCATATCCCGTGAACATGCATGTGCAGTCCATAACCAACAGATTCAAAAGAAAACGTTGAGTGACATTATCGATATTGTCATCAAGATGTGGTACTGAGACCCGTTATCCTCGCCTATTGTCTCTGGCAACACGCACGAGGTGAACCCATGGGAGAGAAACTAGCCAGTACAGAAAGGCCAAATATATAGGCCATAGTTGTTTATGAATAGCATTTCCCAAAAGAAGATACCACCATGCATCATCTATGTGCATGATGAACCCAGTATCCCTATTGAATTCTTTGTACAAACAAGCATGCCACCCATGTGTTCTAGTCCAACAAGGAATGAGGATCTCTAGGATATCCTCCATTACATCATTCGACATGAGCTAGAAAAATGTAGCCTCTCGGCTATGTCATGCTACATACTTGAGCAACCTACAAATGCTTACAATCGAAGTGTTAGTTATTTAAGTAtatagcattcaataaatgtaagacaAAGGAAAAATATTGATAATTAAGTGGCAGAAAAAAAAATTACAACCTCCTATGGCTAGATGTGTACACAATTGCGATGTGTAGTGGATGAACAAAAAGAACAATGGGACCTGCTTAAAAAGATACATTACGGAAAAGGTTAGGGACAATATATGATGAAGTGTGAGACAACAAACAAAGATGGCCCAAATTATTCGACATGTTCAAAGATAAACGACTAAACATGgaactaaaaaaaatgcaataaataggaAATGGCTAACATGTGGTTTCAAATATGATAGACAATAGATATTATCACCTCCCAAGTATGACCAAACAAAAAAGTTTCACAGTTAGCATAGGATAACACATGTAATTTGTTCCAAAAAATAAACTAAGTGAGTTGTACAACACATCTTGGCTGTCAACATAAATATGAAAGACATTGTGTAATCCTTGTCCACATATATGAAATACGAATAACACAAATCCAAGTCCGAACCAATAATACCAATGTTTTGTTACTCAAGGATATCATGCAATCCTTGTCCACATATAGGACCTTCAAAAGCCAATCGTCAACGAGGACTCCTCTGCTCAGATGTTGAGGGTGTGTTGAACACTATCACACCTATTTGTGGATCACTTTCACCAATTGCAAAACATAACAAATAAAAAACTGCATGCACCATTCACATGTTTACAAACCACTTGTATGTGACACTTGAGTGCTAACCTGTAATAGATGCAATAGATCTTGTTGCAGGGACATGCAGTTTTGGTACTTGGTCCAATCACTTCTTTACCTTCTGCCTCATATAAGTCTCTGAGTGGGACTCAAATGTGTCAGGCTTTAGAACATCATCAAAGCTCTCGGTACTAGTAGCCTGCCTATGTTGCCATCGAATCCGAGCACAGTCCCTACTTGCACTAAACCAAGGTCGCATGCGAACGGTGCTTGTATTGTTATGCAGACTGAAATTGAATGTCATGGCATTGGAATTGTCAAGATCAAGCATGAACCTCTTCACACAACCTACAAATgctagtagtttttcacatgattgtGGCATTGTTTGCGACAACATCTTCAACTATGTGCTCATATTGTTCCACATCACAATGTCATGATCCTGTATATGTGTTTCTGCCTTTGAAATGCTATCGATGACCAGTTGAGGTGTTGGGTCTTCATTTACATCTATAGAAATTGGAGTTGACATAGAAATAGGATCTGCAAGAGACATAGACTTTAGAGTGAAGTGCAGATCTTTCACATCAGCAAAGATTGATATTCATGAACCAAACAATTTGACTAGCATGTAATGTCCACTTACCCAGGAGACATAAATCATTGAATGAATTGTTGATCATCACAACAAACTTCAACACATGCTAGCACGTGTTTCCTTGCAAACTCCACAGACAATCACATATGTACAAGTGATCCCCACATTTCCTAACCATGTACCAATTGCACAAAGACTGACTTTTCACCCAGTGCTAACTAGGATGAGTCTCATCTGGAACACAATTGACATCACGAATTTCCTTTTCCCTatccatactagtttgcaaatgtctcagcctgtagtttttgataaatccaaaatgctgCAACATCTACTTTTGCttgtagaatggttccactttatacacaagcGTATAATATAGATTGTCCATCCTCCTTGTGCATCTCTTTTGATGATCTCTTAGGTGCAACACCTTCAATTTTTCATGGTATGATTCGATGGAATTATTTGTGTCCTAGTGCGTATGTTTAAAGTTCCTAAAGTTTTTCACCCACATAGCTACAAAAAAAATGTAGGATGTCAACtaaaaaataaatgcatcaaaTGTCACATCAAACAAGTTAACAAGTCATCAAAGGCAAAACTATTCAAACATAAAACTCACCAATATGACCATTTCCTTGACTccatgtgttgtagaagtactctagaaatcatggttgatcactaaatttatcaaagaaaatttgCAATTGCTAACTAGTGCTCTCTTCACTTTCgtgcattgccatcattatctaTCCTAGACAATGAAAAATATCCATTGCTCTTTCCTTTGTTGCATACTTGTAGACATTGTTTAACCATGCTCGACGTacgtgccaaatacaaagtatgacatgGCATTCAAAAACAACCATGTTTAAAACACAACGATTAATTGACTACTCATATACAATAAAACATAGAGCAACACATCTTACTATTTGATTTCATCAAGTCAAACAACTGAAACATGCACGTACTCTATCGTTTGTACCTCTGCACTTGCATCATCAATGAGAAACGCATTGATCCTCCAGTCAGACCTCTCTTCCTTTCCTCATCTATACAACTCCACCAATCACACTTGAATGTCCTCAATCTTGTTCCTAGATGTTACCGCCCATGCGATAGGCACCCCTGCCTATTGCTCATAAAAAACAAGCAACGAATACAATTGGTACTATTTTAAAAAACAACCATGAAAATCATTAGTGTCTACAAATGCAACGCGAAACTTAAAAATATGATGAAGACTCATAGGAAGGAGTTTGAGGAGACTTGCCCCATATTTATTTGTCACAAATGTGGAATCCGTTGAGATAATTGACTCATGTGAGTCTTgaaccatcatgtcaagcatctAGGGTGTTTGGGTTCCCATAATGAAaggtgtgttgggaccttgtggcTGCTGAAAAAAAATAAAGTTAGCCTCTTCCagttttttccattctaagatgctagtggcattGTGCACATGCTTCTGTGATCGAATAGAGCAGACCCTTTCACCGTGTCCATAACATCCTTGCATGTTAGAAATTAATCTCTCTTCCTTAAATCACAAAGCTCTTTCCAACATGCAAATAAGTTAAAGATATCATGACCTCCAATTCCAGGAGCAGTTTGAAACCAAAAGGTGGAGTCATAAACTTAAACATGAGTTTGACCCTAAAAATAAGGAGTTTTTTAAGCAGTTCTAACAGTCCTAGTGCAGTTATGAACCTCTCATGGGTTAGTTATCAATCAAGACAACTTGTGGAGTACTAAATAGTCAGTTTCCAACAGTTCTAACTCCTTTTATACATGACTTCTCCTCAAATTCGACCCAAAACAAAGTATCATGTAGATTGGAGCATAATCCAAGGTGGAAGCATTTAGTTCAAGTTCAGTTCTTCAAGGCACAACAACTCATCTTCAGTTTCTTCTCAGACTTCTTTACTATAAgtctcctttcttcttcttttctcagtTAGTTCTTTCTTTCTTCTTGCATATTCAGCAAGCTTAAGAGTTTTGTAACTCAGATTTTTGAGAAATATTTTCAGATTTTGAAGCATTTTTATTTGTAATAGCAACTCATTCAGTATTCAATAAAAAAACAACAGATTTCCTTCAAAAAGTTCATCTTGTCTTTTCTTTGTCATGTATGTGATTGATGAAATGTTGTGATTTATTCATGAATCCTTTATTTATGTCTCATTAatggtttgaaaaacaaaaaaatccatGATGGTTCAGGTTATATGAGTGTGTTTATCATTGTTCAATCAGTTTGCAGTTGTGAAAATGATGTTTTCCTTCAAACAAACATTGAAACTGAAACCTTCATATGAAATATTGATGGTCTACATGGTCTAAACTAAGTTGTGAAAAAAAATTTGGGGTATTGTGAAGCTGATTGTGGTTAAGATAAGTTACTTTAAGTCAATTTTAGGTGCATCACCTCCTAATAGTTTTAGATTTTCAGTTTTTAGCAAGCTTTCTAACTCTTTGCCCAAGCAATCAATAGTTTTAGGAGGTGTTTTCAAAGGGAACTAGCCCTTCATCTAGAGGTCAATTTCCATCATAAGGCAACCCATACGTTTGGCAATCAACCCATGTTTCACAGGTTTGCTGAGTTTCATTCAAGGTGCAATCCTTGTGACAACAGTTATTATTATgcccatagttgaactactcgtgaCTCGGCTCGACTTGCAaagcccctgggaaaaaaactcaaaaaaactcggcgaaaaacttggcaacttaaaaacacgcttaaacttcgtaaaaaatgcattttttttgcaaaatttaatgagaagatgcatccaatgagtcaataaatgataacacaaaagaaacaagccgattctagatatatttaaatgcaaagtgtcctacaaaatcgcatcctcatgaggaatgttgatCGCTGGAAGCCTAGAAGCAAAATattaaattactaaatagtttttgtaaaaacaaaaataaatacatcattacaaattacaattacaacttcctcttcccagctctagcaaaaacttggggagaggtagaactagagggtctagtcgtataagtctgttgtgggcgtgactgtgcctcctcgctcagTATGGCTGATTgagactcatcctccatcctggatgaagctatgtctccacctgcttctggcactggcaatgaatcctcatcctcatcctcatcctcatcttcctCAATGTCATCTagcctgaaaccaaatccacccccctcctccatagcctgcctctccaaatcagtgatgtaaGTGTCAGAAAACAATGGAGGCtactcctgtgatgtccaatcactgtaaagatccatatcatccaagtcaattggaccaccttctagttcctctaccttccttatgcgcaatcgaagattatattgcacatagacaaggtcattgagttgtttctgcgctaacttgctcctcttcttcgtgtggattgcttcaaacacgctccaattgcgctcacaattggatgaactgcaaggctgacataagactctgagggcaaattttttgagatgtggggtgtttccaccccaatttcgccaccaagcatctgcaaaataaataaaatggagaagttagaaagcaaagagaaaagagaaaacataatttatcaatcattttagtctttagatcccaaaatccaaatgacaaatgttatacctggggtttgtgtggttcttcctctcctagccagctctgaagagaatagcttaccccttcctcctccataattttggagctcactcacagtgaggtctctctcctcaacatcaagtaccatcctctcaatgcatgtactaaggccctccatgacttctccattcgaatctgagtaagaacccccgaacctaaaatgagggttgaggaagtaccctactgcatgaatgggttggtggagctgattgttccaactcctatcaacaatttcccaaatgggatcaaatttgagtctatcccccttgtagtaatttttgatagactccttggcccccatggcctcataaagatatcccattggggttttatccccatccaccaagcaaagaactcgaaccaagggctctgacacctacaattgaaaaatacaaattacaaaaagattaaaatttaaataatgaagttacaaattagtaatgagagacttgaatcaagaataactaaaatttaagaattaaagttttgaagtaatAACCTTCACAATCTTtgcagccctttgtgcaaattggttgtcGAAAACAATGCATGTGACAACCTCTCCTTCaagcttctttgaataaggtgatttaagccattctccactcacaaacatttgtttcaaagaagtcaatgcagcaa is a genomic window of Cryptomeria japonica chromosome 7, Sugi_1.0, whole genome shotgun sequence containing:
- the LOC131048422 gene encoding uncharacterized protein LOC131048422; this encodes MGYLYEAMGAKESIKNYYKGDRLKFDPIWEIVDRSWNNQLHQPIHAVGYFLNPHFRFGGSYSDSNGEVMEGLSTCIERMVLDVEERDLTVSELQNYGGGRGKLFSSELARRGRTTQTPDAWWRNWGGNTPHLKKFALRVLCQPCSSSNCERNWSVFEAIHTKKRSKLAQKQLNDLVYVQYNLRLRIRKVEELEGGPIDLDDMDLYSDWTSQE